A single region of the Rhizobium sp. NLR16a genome encodes:
- a CDS encoding DMT family transporter, with protein sequence MHSVFRNPMRGIALKVSSVVVFLAMQTFIKLAGPDIPPGQVTFCRSFFALFPIMAYLAYIGQLRAAFHTANPVGHLKRGTIGILSMAFGFYGLLHLPLPEAIALGYALPLVAVVFAAVFLGETVRIYRWSAVLVGIVGVAIVSWPKLTLLRDGGMQAEQALGALCVLLSAVLGGMAMIQVRRLVEEEKTATIVLYFSLTASVFSLASLPFGWLVLPWPSALYLIAAGFCGGVAQILLTESYRHADVSTIAPFEYTSILLGGIVGYFVFGDVPTVTMLIGTVIVVAAGIFIIYREHQLGIEQREARKATTPQA encoded by the coding sequence ATGCACTCGGTTTTCAGAAACCCGATGAGAGGCATTGCGCTGAAAGTCTCATCGGTCGTGGTCTTCCTGGCCATGCAGACCTTCATCAAGCTGGCCGGCCCGGATATCCCGCCGGGCCAGGTCACCTTCTGCAGGTCCTTCTTCGCGCTCTTCCCGATCATGGCCTATCTCGCCTATATCGGCCAGCTACGCGCGGCCTTCCACACGGCCAACCCGGTCGGCCACCTGAAGCGGGGCACGATCGGCATCCTGTCGATGGCTTTTGGTTTTTACGGCCTGCTGCATCTGCCGCTGCCGGAGGCGATTGCGCTCGGCTACGCCTTGCCGCTCGTCGCCGTTGTCTTCGCCGCGGTTTTTCTCGGCGAAACCGTGCGCATCTATCGCTGGAGCGCCGTCCTCGTCGGCATTGTTGGCGTCGCCATCGTCTCCTGGCCGAAGCTGACGCTGTTGCGTGACGGCGGCATGCAAGCCGAACAGGCCCTCGGCGCGCTTTGCGTGCTGCTCTCGGCCGTTCTCGGCGGCATGGCGATGATCCAGGTGCGTCGTCTCGTCGAGGAGGAGAAGACCGCGACGATCGTGCTGTATTTTTCGCTTACCGCGTCGGTCTTCTCGCTGGCTTCCCTTCCTTTCGGCTGGCTCGTCCTGCCATGGCCGTCGGCGCTTTATCTGATCGCTGCCGGCTTTTGCGGCGGCGTCGCTCAGATTCTGCTGACGGAAAGCTACCGCCACGCGGATGTCTCCACCATCGCGCCGTTCGAATATACCTCGATCCTGCTCGGCGGTATCGTCGGCTACTTCGTCTTCGGCGACGTGCCAACTGTCACCATGCTGATCGGTACCGTCATCGTCGTTGCCGCCGGTATCTTCATCATCTATCGCGAGCATCAGCTGGGCATCGAACAGCGCGAGGCGCGCAAGGCGACGACGCCGCAAGCCTGA
- a CDS encoding uracil-DNA glycosylase, translating into MISANDLSPAELAALLHFHADAGVEWLLEEEAVDRFAEFEAMKSARRPAAQAQQERPIAEERPLPGHRQTSPRPTAAAHPAQVSGPQPAIPDGEAVQQARFVAEAARSLSELKTAIEAFNGCNLKHSARSTIFASGDAESGIMVIGSAPSAEDDREGLPFSGKSGQLFDKMLAAIGLNRSSVLLTQVIPWRPPGNRAASAAEIDICRPFIERQIALIEPQAILLLGNFAARFFFGENDTIHGLRGRWKDIVIADRAIPAIASLHPQDLLTAPVNKRLAWNDLLAFQAKLISLSLLRN; encoded by the coding sequence ATGATCTCCGCCAACGACCTTTCGCCCGCCGAGCTTGCAGCGCTTCTGCATTTCCATGCGGATGCCGGCGTGGAATGGCTGCTGGAAGAAGAGGCGGTCGACCGCTTCGCCGAATTCGAGGCGATGAAGTCCGCGCGCCGTCCGGCGGCGCAGGCGCAGCAGGAAAGGCCCATTGCTGAGGAACGTCCTCTCCCTGGGCATCGCCAGACATCGCCTCGTCCGACTGCAGCGGCGCATCCAGCGCAGGTCTCCGGGCCGCAGCCGGCGATCCCGGACGGCGAGGCCGTGCAGCAGGCGCGTTTCGTCGCCGAAGCTGCTCGGTCGCTCAGCGAGTTGAAGACCGCGATCGAAGCCTTCAACGGTTGCAATCTCAAGCACAGCGCCCGCTCGACCATTTTTGCCAGCGGCGACGCCGAAAGCGGCATCATGGTGATCGGCTCGGCGCCGAGCGCCGAAGACGACCGTGAAGGCCTGCCCTTCTCGGGTAAGTCCGGCCAGTTGTTCGACAAGATGCTGGCGGCGATCGGGCTGAACCGCTCGAGCGTTCTGCTGACGCAGGTCATCCCCTGGCGCCCGCCGGGCAACCGGGCGGCATCGGCGGCCGAGATCGACATCTGCCGGCCCTTCATCGAACGACAGATCGCGCTCATCGAACCGCAGGCGATTCTGCTGCTCGGCAATTTCGCGGCGCGATTCTTCTTCGGGGAAAACGACACGATTCACGGCCTGCGGGGCCGCTGGAAGGACATCGTCATCGCGGATCGTGCCATTCCGGCCATCGCCAGCCTGCATCCCCAGGATCTGTTAACCGCGCCAGTCAACAAGCGGCTGGCCTGGAACGATCTTCTCGCTTTTCAGGCGAAACTCATTTCCCTCTCCTTGCTCAGAAATTAG